In Longimicrobium sp., the DNA window GAACGCCATGTCGTCGGCCCGCTCGTTCAGCAGGTCGGTGAAGATCGACTTCAGGAACGCCTCGGCCAGGTCGGCGTCGTCGTTCAGGTCGGCGAACGCGATCTCCGGCTCGACCATCCAGAACTCGGCCAGGTGCCGCGTGGTGTTGCTCCGCTCCGCGCGGAAGGTGGGGCCGAAGGTGTACACGCGGCCCAGCGCCTGGCAGTACGCCTCCACGTTCAGCTGCCCCGACACGGTGAGCGAGGCCGAGCGCCCGAAGAAGTCCTGCGCGAAGTCCACCTCGCCCCCGTCGGTGCGGGGGAGGTTCAGCAGGTCGAGGGTGGAGACGCGGAACATCTCGCCCGCGCCCTCGGCGTCGCTGGTGGTGATGATGGGCGTGTGCACCCAGAAGAACTGGTTGCGGTCGAAGAAGCGGTGGATGGCCATCGCCATCGTGTGCCGCACGCGGGCGACCGCGCCGAAGGTGTTCGTGCGCGGCCGCAGATGCGCGACCGTGCGCAGGAACTCCATCGAGTGCTGCTTGGGCTGGATGGGATACGTCTCGGGATCGTCCACCCAGCCGGCGACCTCGATCTTCGTGGCGCGCACCTCCACCGGCTGCGGACGCCCCGGCGTGGGCACCAGCTCGCCTTCGACCACCACCGAGCAGCCGGCGCTCAGCCGCAGCACCTCGCTCTCGTAGTTCGGCAGCTCCTTCCCGGCGACCACCTGGATCATGGCGAAGGCCGAGCCGTCGCTCACGTTGATGAACGAGATGCCGGCCTTGGAGTCGCGGCGGGTGCGCACCCACCCCTGAACGGTGACGGCGCTGCCGGGCTCCACGGCGCCGGAGAGCAGGTCCTTGATGGTCGGGCGAAGCATGATGCGGGCGATCGTCGGTCCGTTTCGACAACGCGCCCGGCGCGGGGGGTCCCGCGCCGGGCGCCGGGCTTGCGCCGGAATCATAAGCGATCGGGCCGCCGCCCGCATCCCGCCGGGGTGGATCAGATCCCGCCGGGGACGATGTATCCGTTGTCGCCGGCGCAGCCCATCCGCGCGTCGGTGCAGCCGGCCTCCACGTCGGTGTCGCACCCGCTGTTGTCCTGCGTGCAGCAGTACGGGCTGTACGGGATCGGCGACGTCGTGGTGTCCGCGTCCGTCCCCGCGCCCGTCTCGAACGACATCACCTCGAGCTCGTCCAGGCTCAGCGTCATGGCCGTGTCTCCGGTTCAGAGTCCCGTCGCGATGGTGGTGTCCACGCACCCCGTCTCCGGCCCGGTGGCGCACCCACTGTTGTCGTCGGTGCAGCAGTCGGGCGTGTAGCGCGCCAGGAACGCCGTCGGCGCGCCCGTCTCGAACGCCGTCACCCGGATCTCCTCCAGCCTCAGCTTCTTCGGCACGCGCGCTCCAGGATCGTAGGAAGGGAGATGGAGAGCGGGCGGAGCGGCACCCCGGCCGCCCCGCCCGCCACGGTCAGTCGACGGCGATGATCGTGCCGTCCTTGCAGAGGAACGGGTCGCCGCTGGCGCTCTCGCAGCCGCCGGCGGTGGGGTTGATGCCGCAGCCGCTGGTGCAGCCGGTGCAGCAGTTGAGCGTCCCGCCCGTGCTCGGGATGGCCGCGGCCAGGAACGACTCGACCTTCAGGTCCTCGGGATTGAGCATGGGACGATCTCCTCCGGATGGGGGAATGGAGGCTCCGGACGGGGCGGCCCTTCTCCGCCGCCCCACCCATCGCCGCTCAGTACAGCACCGGATCGCCGCCGCCGCTGGCGCAGCCGCTCGCCGTGGGGTTGATGCCGCAGCCGCTGACGCAGCCCGTGCAGCAGCCCAGGGTTCCGCCGGTCGGCAGGGCGGAAGAGGTCTCGAACGAATCGACCTGCAGGTCTTCGGGGTTCAGCATGGCTGATGCTCCTGTGAGGGGACGTGAATCGGCGGAGCGGCGTCCCTCGCCGCTCCGCCCCTTGGCAGGCTGCCGGTCAGTACGCCAGCACCGGCTCCTGCATACAGATGACCTGCCCGCTGGCGCTGGCGCAGCCGCCCGCGGTGGGGTTGATCCCGCAGCCGCTGACGCAGCCCGTGCAGCAGAAGCCGCCGCCCGGGGCGGCGATCGCGGCGGAGGTGTCGAAGGACTCGACGTTCAGGTCGTCGGGGTTGAGCATGGGAGTGTCTCCTTGCGATGGGGGGAATGACGCCCCAAGCGGAGCGTCGGGTGAACCGGCATCTCGACTACGGCCGGAAGGGGTCGGGTGGATCTCACCTCACGTCCGGCGAGATGCCGCTCAGGCAGGGCCCGCGCTCTCGCAGCCACCCTCGGTGGGGATGTAGCCGCACCCGCTCACGCACCCGGTGCAGCAGTCGCCGGCGCCCGGCACCGCTCCCCCGCCCGCGCAGATGAACACGTCGCCGGTGTCGGCGCTCTCGCAGCCACCCTGGGTGGGGATGTAGCCGCAGCCGCTGACGCAACCGGTGCAGCATTCGCCGTCCGGACCCAGGGGGATGGTGTCGAACGAATCGACCCTCAGGTCATCGGGGTTCAGTATGGGACGATCTCCGGGACGAGAGTGGGAGATGCAACGCTCCAGACGGACGTGTCCTGGGCGAGGTGCCCGGTACGCGGCCGGAAGGGAGTGGCCGCGGGTGAGGGGAGAGGGTACGGTGAGAACCGTCCCGTGGTCAGCGCGCCGGATGCAGTCGGTGTGCTCCGGGATCTTTCGTGGCGGGGCGCCAGCGAAGAGCCCCCGCGCCGCGGGCACACGGCACGGGAACGACGATGATAATGGCGTTTTTTAGGGTGCGCAATATGGCGTCAAATGTTGTTGTAACTGCGACAAAAAACCGCGTCACGGCGGCTGCCATGACGCGGTTGCGAGGTCCCGATGAGGCCGCTGCCCAGCGTCCCATCTCTTTGGATTCACGAATCTACTCGAACATTCCTTGAATGTGGGGCAATAGGATGTTTCCGGTGCAAGTCATTGCCGCAACATTGACTTCGGTACAAGGGATACGGGCGAGACGGCGGAGTCAGGCCGGCACCGGCTCCATCGCGTCGGATACGGCCGGCGCCGCCGCGGCCTGGCGATAGGCCGCCGGCGCGGAGGGACACAGCTCGGCGACGACGCAGCGCTCGCAGAACGCCCGGCGCGCGGTGCAGACGGCGCGGCCGTGGTCGATCAGCAGGTGCGTGAAGATCACCCGGCGCTCGGGGGGGAGCAGCGCGACCAGGTCCGTCTCGATCTTCTCCGGGTCTTCCTCCTTCGTCAGCCCCAGCCGCGCGGCGTTGCGCTTGACGTGCGTGTCCACCACCACGCCCTCGGCGATGCCGAAGCCCACGCCGAGGACGACGTTCGCGGTCTTGCGGCCGACGCCGGGGAGTGTGACGAGCGCCTCCATGCTGGCCGGCACCTCGCCGCCGAAGCGCTCCACCAGCGCGCGGCCCAGGCCGATCAGCGACCGGCTCTTGTTGCGGAAGAAGTTGAGCGTCTTGAGATGCTCCTCCATCTCCTCCTGCGTGGCCTCCGCGAAGTCCGCGGCCGTGCGGAAGCGGGCGAAGAGCGCGGGTGTCACCCGGTTCACCGCCGCGTCCGTCGTCTGCGCGGAGAGCACCGTGGCCACCAGCAGCTGCAGCGGCGTGTCGTGGTCGAGCGAGCACCTGCTGTCGGGGTACTCCGCGTGCAGCCGGTCGAGCACACGGATCAGGCGCTCACGCCGGGCGGCCCTGCTTTCTCTGGGCAAGGATCTCCTCAACTTCCTCTAATTCGTAGCAGTTCAGCACGTTGCGCGGCCCCAGCCATCCCTTGCGGGCCACGCGCACGCCCCACTGCACGTGGTCGAGCGAGCTGGTGGAGTGCGCGTCGGGGTCGATGGGAACGAGCACGCCGCGCGACGCCGCGTACCGCGCGTTCTTCCAGTCGATGTCCAGCCGCGCGGGGTCGGCGTTGATCTCGATACAGACGCCGTGCTCCGCGGCCGCGTCGATCACCGCGACGACGTCCACCTCGTAGCCGTCGCGGCGCAGCAGCAGGCGCCCGGTCGCGTGGCCCAGGATGGTGAGGTGGGGATTGGAGACGGCGCGCACCAGCCGCGCCGTCATCTCCTTCCGCCCCAGGTTGAACGCGCTGTGGACGGAGCCGACCAC includes these proteins:
- the nth gene encoding endonuclease III — translated: MLDRLHAEYPDSRCSLDHDTPLQLLVATVLSAQTTDAAVNRVTPALFARFRTAADFAEATQEEMEEHLKTLNFFRNKSRSLIGLGRALVERFGGEVPASMEALVTLPGVGRKTANVVLGVGFGIAEGVVVDTHVKRNAARLGLTKEEDPEKIETDLVALLPPERRVIFTHLLIDHGRAVCTARRAFCERCVVAELCPSAPAAYRQAAAAPAVSDAMEPVPA
- the asnS gene encoding asparagine--tRNA ligase, yielding MLRPTIKDLLSGAVEPGSAVTVQGWVRTRRDSKAGISFINVSDGSAFAMIQVVAGKELPNYESEVLRLSAGCSVVVEGELVPTPGRPQPVEVRATKIEVAGWVDDPETYPIQPKQHSMEFLRTVAHLRPRTNTFGAVARVRHTMAMAIHRFFDRNQFFWVHTPIITTSDAEGAGEMFRVSTLDLLNLPRTDGGEVDFAQDFFGRSASLTVSGQLNVEAYCQALGRVYTFGPTFRAERSNTTRHLAEFWMVEPEIAFADLNDDADLAEAFLKSIFTDLLNERADDMAFFAERVDPECVRRLEAFIESSFERMDYTEVVKRLEESGEKFEFPVKWGVDLQSEHERWLTEKLVGRPVVVMNYPREIKSFYMRENDDGRTVAAMDVLAPGIGEIIGGSQREERLDVLDRRMAEMGLDAASYWWYRDLRRYGTVPHAGFGLGFERAVQYATGIANIRDVIPYPRATGSADF